Part of the Kitasatospora sp. NBC_01266 genome, CCTCACTCGACAACAACCTCTCGGCCGCTAGGCGGCCATGGATCAATCCAGCGGCTACCCCTGGCCGCAGCCCGCTGCTGGGTGGAACTGCCATGGGTCAACTCGGGGTAGCTGGAATTTCAGCACGTGCGGGAGAACGGGACAAACAGCTCTTGCTGTCCGCCCACTGATGCACATATCGGACATTCAGTCACAGGACCAGCCAAACCATCGGAGGCCATGTGCCGAGCGCACCCGAACGACTTCGGTGTGTCACGAAAACGTCCGAAATGCCTACCGAACCGTTATGCGATCCACAGAACCCGTTATGTGACGTGCGACGTACAGAACGGGGACCCCGGATCTCCGAGGCCCCCGTCATGGTCAGCGCAGTCGGGCGAGGAGTGCGTGTTCGACCAGGGTGATGAGGGCGCTTTTGGCGCTGTCCCGGCGTCGGGCGTCGAGGGTGATGATGGGTGTGTCGGGGCCGAGTTGGAGGGCTTCTCGGACTTCTTCGGGGGTGTGGGGCTGGTGTCCGTCGAAGCCGTTGAGGGCGACGACGAAGGGCAGGCCGCTGTTCTCGAAGTAGTCGAGGGCGGGGAAGCAGTCGGCGAGGCGGCGGGTGTCGACGAGGACGACGGCGCCGATGGCGCCGCGGACGAGGTCGTCCCACATGAACCAGAAGCGGTCCTGGCCGGGGGTGCCGAAGAGGTAGAGGATGAGGTCCTCGTCGAGCGTGATGCGGCCGAAGTCCATTGCCACGGTGGTGGTGGTCTTGCCGGACACCTTGCTGATGTCGTCGATGCCCGCGGAGGCGGAGGTCATGACGGCCTCGGTGCGCAGCGGGTTGATCTCGGAGACGGCGCCGACCAGGGTGGTCTTGCCGACGCCGAAGCCGCCCGCGACGACGATCTTCGCGGAGGTGGTGGCGCGGGTGGCGGCCGCGGGGCTAGAGCTTGCGAAGTCCACTGAGGACCCTTTCGAGCAGCGTGACGTCCGGCGTTCCGCCCGACTCACCGGCGGCGGCGGGCTGGTGGATGGCGACCAGGCCGGCTTCGGCGAGGTCGGCCACGAGGATCCGGGCCACCCCGAGCGGCACCTGGGCCAGGGCCGAGATCTCGGCCACCGACTTGACCTCCTGGCACAGCTGGACGATCCGCTGGTGCTCGGGCAGCAGGCCGGTGGAGCGGGCCGCGTTGCCGGTGGTCGAGATCAGGGCCTCGATGGCCAGCTGGTAGCGGGGACGGGTACGGCCACCGGTCATCGCGTACGGGCGAACCAGCGGCTGCTGCTCGTAGCCGCCGTTGTTCTGGTCGCCGTAGCCGGAGCCGTACCCGTTGCCGTACGAGCCGGCCGGTGTCGGGGGCGGGGTCATGCGGGATCCTCCTTGCACTGCGGCTGATATTGCGTCAGCTCTGGGGTAGGGCGTCGGGCCCGGTCGTGCCGGGACCGACGGAGGGTGACCTGAGTCCCTGTCAGTGCAGGAGGCTGCCCTGGAGTTCGGCGCGCAGGGCGGGGGTGAGGACGGCGCCGGCGCGGTCGACGAGCAGGGCCATCTCGTAGCCGACCAGGCCGATGTCGGAGTCGGGGGAGGCGAGGACGGCGAGGGAGGAGCCGTCGCTGACGGCCATCAGGAAGAGGAAGCCCCGTTCCATCTCGACGACGGTCTGGTTGACGTCGCCGCCCTCGAAGATCCGGCTGGCGCCGGAGGTCAGGGAGGTGAGGCCGGAGGCGACGGCGGCGAGCTGGTCGGCGCGGTCGCGGGGGAAGCCCTCGGACATGGCGAGCAGGAGCCCGTCGGCGGAGACCACCACCGTGTGCGACACCCCAGGGGTGTTGTCCACGAAATTGGTGATCAGCCAGTTCAGGTTCTGTGCGGCCTGGCTCATCTGGGTCAACTCAACGCTCCTGGTTCTCAGTGCCGAAGCCGTAGCCGCCGTGGTTGCCCGAGGCGTTCGGGTCCGGCGCGGCAGAACGGTAGTCGCCCTGTGCTGGGTCGGCACCGGCGGGGCGCCCGGAACCGTCGAACTGCTGTCCCTGGCCCGGCATTCCCTGACCCGGCAGGTTCTGGACCGGGATGCTCCCGGTCGCCTCGGCGCCCGCGCGCCGGCCCTGCTGGATACCGCGGCGCAGGTTGGTCAGCCGGCCGCGGACCTCCTCGGGGGCCCGGGAGACCTGCGGACCGGTGAGCGGGGCCGCCTCGGCGGTGCCGCTCACCAGGTTCGCCTGCGGGGTGCGGCGGGGCAGCCCGGAGAGGGTGACCCCGTCCGAGGAGGGCTCGCGCACCTGCTCGGCGCGGCGCCAGCGCTCGTCGTTGGCGGACGGCCGCCAGGGCGCGTCGCCCGGACCCTGGCCCGGGCCGCCGAACGGCGCCCGCTCCTGGCCCTGGCCCGGCTGCTGGCCCTGGGCCGGCTGCTGGGGCCGACCGGGCTGCGGCTGCTGGTCGAAGCCGGGCGCCGTGGTGCCCGGGCGCTGCGGCTGGTACGCCTGCTGGCGCTCGGCCGCCTGCTGCTGGTTGACCTGGACCGAGGCCATCCGGTTCACGCCGCCGTTGCGGAAGCCCTGCTCCTCGCCGCGGCCGTCGCCGGCTGCCGCGCCGTGCTCGGGCGAGCGGCGCGGCGGCAGTGCCATCGGCTGCTGCTGCGGGGCGACCTGCTGCGGCTGCTGCGGTGCCATCTGCTGCGGTGCCATCTGCTGCGGGGCCACCTGCTGGGGCGCGAACTGCTGCGGCGCGCCCTGGTGGGGCGCCGGCTGCTGGCCCGGCTGCTGCTGCGGTTGCTCCTGGTAACCGGCCTGGCGCGGCGCGGGGTTGGCCACGCTCGGCAGCACCGGCTCGACCAGGCCGAGGCCCAGCGGGTCACGCGGGTCGATCTGGCTGGCCTCGAAGGCCGGCCGGGTGAACGGCACGGTGCTCTCGACCGGGGTCGGCTCGGGTATGCCCTGGCCGATCACCGGCTGCTGCACGGTGGGCGGACCCTGCGGGTCGCCGACCGGTGCCTGCGGCCGGGCCATCGGCCGGCCGGGCTGGCCGACCGGACGGCCGGTCGGCGCCTGGCGCGGCCGGCCCTGCTGGTCGGCCCGGCCGGGCATCGGCTGACCCTGCTGCTGACCCTGGGGCGGCTGACCGGTCTGACCGGGCTGACCGGGACGGCGCTGCGGCAGCCCACCCGAGCGCGCGTTCGGACCGACATCGCCGCGCACGTTGGGTCCCTGCGGCTGACCGTCGGCCCGGCCGTGCTGCGGCTGCTCGCCGCCGCGTCCGGGAGCGTTCCCGGTCGCGCCCTGCGGCGGCACGGGGGTACCGGCACCCGGAGCGTGCGGCAGGCCCGCCGGGGCCTGCGGCGCCGCGCCACCGCGGCGAGGCAGCCCGGGGCCGCCCGCGGGCGCGCCGGTTCGCCGGCCGCCGCCCTGCTGCGCGGGCCGACCGGACGGCGGGGTCTCGCGCAGCGACTGGCCGACCGCGCGGGTCGGCAGGCCGCCGGCCGCGGGCGCCGCCGGGGCGCCGCCCTGGCCGGGGCCCTGCGGGCCCTGGCCGAGCTGCGGACGACCGCCGGGAGCGCCGCCCTGGCCGGGACCCTGCGGGCCCTGGCCGAGCGCCGGGGCCGGGCCGCCGGGCAGCGGGCGCTGCTGGCGCGGCGTCGGAGCGACCCCGCGCTGGCCGCGGCCGGTCTGGCCCTGAGCCGGACCCTGGCCCTGACCCGGGCCCGGACGCGGAGCGCGCCGGTCCGCCGAGTTGGTGACGTCCACCGGGAGCATGACCAGCGCCGTGGTGCCGCCGGAGTCGCTGGGCCGCAGCTGGATCCGGATGCCGTGGCGCAGCGAGAGGCGACCGACCACGAACAGGCCCATGCGGCGGGAGACCGAGACGTCCACCGTCGGCGGGCTGGCCAGTCGCTCGTTGATCTCGGCCAGGTCGTCGGGGGACAGGCCGATGCCGGTGTCGTGGATCTCGATCAGCACCCGGCCGTCCGGCAGCGCGTGGCCGGTGACCCGGACCCTGGTCTGCGGGCTGGAGAACGAGGTCGCGTTCTCCAGCAGCTCGGCGAGCAGGTGGACGAGGTCGTTGACCACGCGGCCCGCCACCTCGGCGGACGGCACGGTGGCCAGTTCGATGCGCTCGTACTGCTCCACCTCGGAGGCGGAGGCACGCAGCACGTCGACCAGCGGAACGGGCCTGGTCCACCGGCGGCCCGGGTCCTCACCGGCGAGAACCAGCAGGTTCTCGCCGTTGCGGCGCATGCGGGTGGCCAGGTGGTCGAGCTTGAAGAGGCTGGCCAGCTGGTCCGGGTCGGCCTCGCGGCTCTCCAGCTCGGAGATCAGCGAGAGCTGACGCTGGATCAGGCCCTGGCTGCGGCGCGAGAGGTTGGTGAACATCGAGTTGATGTTGCCGCGGAGCAGCGCCTGCTCGGCGGCCAGTCGGACCGCCTCGCTGTGCACCATGTCGAAGGCGTGCGCCACGTGGCCGATCTCGTCGGTCGAGTCGACACCGACCGGCGCCACGGTGACGTCCACGTCCTGCGGGTCGGTCTCGGAGAGCGTCTTGACCAGCTCGGGCAGCCGCCGCTCGGCGACGTCCTCGGCCGCGGTCTGCAGCTTGGTCAGCGAGCGCACCATCGAGCGGGCCATCAGGGCGGCGCCGATCACGGCGACCAGCAGCACCAGCGCGACCAGCACACCGTTGACGATCACGTCGTTGTCGGCCTGCGCCTGCAGCGAGTGCGCCTTGTCCTTGAGGTCGTCGAGCAGCGTGCTCTCGATCGCGCGGTCGGTGTCGATCCGGACGCTGGCCTGCTCGTACCAGTCCTCGTAGGTGCGCGGGTCGGCCTGCTTGATGCCGTTCGTGCCCAGCACCTGGTTGGCGTAGCGGTCGGCCAGCGCGATGTTGGTGTTGTTGGCCTGGCGGGCGCGCAGCTTGAAGGCCGCGCTGGGGCCGTAGATCGCGTTGAAGTTGGAGACCGCGTTGGTGTACGCGCTGCGCAGACGCAGGCCGAAGCTCTGGTCCGAGGGCGACATGTCGGGGGTGGGGCGGGCCAGCGCGGCGCTGATCAGGGCGCGCTGCTCGGAGCTGCTCTCCTTCTCCTCGGAGAACTGCTCCAGCGCGCGGGTGGCCTTGACCAGGTCCGGGTTGGAGGAGGCGAGCGCGATGTCCTGGCTGATCGACAGCAGATCCTTGATGATCGTGTCGTAACCGGTGATCGTCGCTTCGATGTTGTCGACGTTGTTGTAGGCGTTGTCGCGCGTGCTGGAGAGCAGCTCCATGTCGGTGCGCACCTGCATCAGCAGCGAGTTGCCGCCGGACAGGTCCATGCCGTCGAAGCTGTCGGCACGCGCGTTGTACGCCTTGGTGGCCAGGTCGGTGGCGTGCTGGGCGGTGGAGACCTGGTCGTTCGGCACGCCGGGGTTCTGGGTGAGCGGACCGGCGCTGACGTCGCGCTCGGTCTGCAGCGCGTCCGCGAGCGCGGTGGCCTTCACCGCCAGGTCGCTCAGGTTGCTCATCTGGGCCAGTTGCTGCGAGCTCTGCGTCGCGCTCTGGATGCGCAGACCGCCGAAGACCAGCGCGACCACCACGGGGAGCAGCAGCAGGGCGATCAGGCGGGTACGGATACGCCAGTTGCGCATCCGCAGCCGGCCGAAGCCGGTGGCGCGGCGGCGGGTCAGCGAGCCGCGCAGCCGGGAGCGCCCGCTCGCGCGGCCCTCGCCGTCCTCCTCGTCGAGGTCCGTGTCGACCTCGGGTTCGCCGCTGGTCAACCGGTCGCCCGGGATGGCGTCCGGCTCCGACTGCTGGGGGGTACCGAGGGGCTCCGGCGAATCCGGCTGGCCTGCCGCGGCGCCGCTACCCCTTTTGAAACGTCCCTGCACTGGCGTCGCAACCTCTGGACCGGGCGCCCCGCCGCGTTGCCGCGGGCTGGGGCGGTGTCGAGTTTCGATTTTCGGCAGACCCGGCTGATCCGGGAATGCACGCGGGCCGCCGTGGGTAGCTCCTGTGCACTGCGCCGGGCCCGAGGGGCGGTCGATGGATCGCGCTTCGCGGCGCTCGCAGTGCCAAGGAGGTTCACCTCCGGCGGTTCGTGGCATTCCAGCACAGCGCGGGAACTCCAACAAGGGGCGGGGTGGTGGCCGCCATGGGGCTACCGAGTGCGCGCGCGGACTCACCGTGGGTGTGACGGACGCTGTTAATACGGCCTTTTTCGGACACCTGGCGGCCGGTCGCCCGGGTCGGGCCGTTCGATGACCTGTCCTGTATGCCGTTTAGTTCTCCTTTGTCGGAATTTACTTCCTGGGTGAAATATCCAATTTGAGAGCGTTCGCCGGAAAATTGTGAGCAAACTCACAGGCCAATGTGTAGCTTTGGTCACGGCGTCTGTGGAATGAGGTCCCTACGCTGGCCCAGCGAGTCCCACCACCAGCCCTCCCTGAATAGAAGGTGCAGAAGCGATGTCCCAGAGCCCGGCCAAGTCGGCCACCAAGTCGACGCTCGTCGCCCGTTCGACGGCGAACCCGCGCCGGACCACCCTGGCTTCGCTGGAGGACTTCAGCCAGCTGCCCGGTGCCCGCGCCTCGCTCGAGCCGATCGAGTACGGGACCCAGCTGCCGCAGAGCACGGCCAACCCGCGCCGCACCGTGCTGATGAAGGTGCCCGAGCAGCAGCAGGGTTGATCCCCGCCGGC contains:
- a CDS encoding nitrate- and nitrite sensing domain-containing protein, with amino-acid sequence MTSGEPEVDTDLDEEDGEGRASGRSRLRGSLTRRRATGFGRLRMRNWRIRTRLIALLLLPVVVALVFGGLRIQSATQSSQQLAQMSNLSDLAVKATALADALQTERDVSAGPLTQNPGVPNDQVSTAQHATDLATKAYNARADSFDGMDLSGGNSLLMQVRTDMELLSSTRDNAYNNVDNIEATITGYDTIIKDLLSISQDIALASSNPDLVKATRALEQFSEEKESSSEQRALISAALARPTPDMSPSDQSFGLRLRSAYTNAVSNFNAIYGPSAAFKLRARQANNTNIALADRYANQVLGTNGIKQADPRTYEDWYEQASVRIDTDRAIESTLLDDLKDKAHSLQAQADNDVIVNGVLVALVLLVAVIGAALMARSMVRSLTKLQTAAEDVAERRLPELVKTLSETDPQDVDVTVAPVGVDSTDEIGHVAHAFDMVHSEAVRLAAEQALLRGNINSMFTNLSRRSQGLIQRQLSLISELESREADPDQLASLFKLDHLATRMRRNGENLLVLAGEDPGRRWTRPVPLVDVLRASASEVEQYERIELATVPSAEVAGRVVNDLVHLLAELLENATSFSSPQTRVRVTGHALPDGRVLIEIHDTGIGLSPDDLAEINERLASPPTVDVSVSRRMGLFVVGRLSLRHGIRIQLRPSDSGGTTALVMLPVDVTNSADRRAPRPGPGQGQGPAQGQTGRGQRGVAPTPRQQRPLPGGPAPALGQGPQGPGQGGAPGGRPQLGQGPQGPGQGGAPAAPAAGGLPTRAVGQSLRETPPSGRPAQQGGGRRTGAPAGGPGLPRRGGAAPQAPAGLPHAPGAGTPVPPQGATGNAPGRGGEQPQHGRADGQPQGPNVRGDVGPNARSGGLPQRRPGQPGQTGQPPQGQQQGQPMPGRADQQGRPRQAPTGRPVGQPGRPMARPQAPVGDPQGPPTVQQPVIGQGIPEPTPVESTVPFTRPAFEASQIDPRDPLGLGLVEPVLPSVANPAPRQAGYQEQPQQQPGQQPAPHQGAPQQFAPQQVAPQQMAPQQMAPQQPQQVAPQQQPMALPPRRSPEHGAAAGDGRGEEQGFRNGGVNRMASVQVNQQQAAERQQAYQPQRPGTTAPGFDQQPQPGRPQQPAQGQQPGQGQERAPFGGPGQGPGDAPWRPSANDERWRRAEQVREPSSDGVTLSGLPRRTPQANLVSGTAEAAPLTGPQVSRAPEEVRGRLTNLRRGIQQGRRAGAEATGSIPVQNLPGQGMPGQGQQFDGSGRPAGADPAQGDYRSAAPDPNASGNHGGYGFGTENQER
- a CDS encoding roadblock/LC7 domain-containing protein, producing MSQAAQNLNWLITNFVDNTPGVSHTVVVSADGLLLAMSEGFPRDRADQLAAVASGLTSLTSGASRIFEGGDVNQTVVEMERGFLFLMAVSDGSSLAVLASPDSDIGLVGYEMALLVDRAGAVLTPALRAELQGSLLH
- a CDS encoding DUF742 domain-containing protein — translated: MTPPPTPAGSYGNGYGSGYGDQNNGGYEQQPLVRPYAMTGGRTRPRYQLAIEALISTTGNAARSTGLLPEHQRIVQLCQEVKSVAEISALAQVPLGVARILVADLAEAGLVAIHQPAAAGESGGTPDVTLLERVLSGLRKL
- a CDS encoding GTP-binding protein is translated as MDFASSSPAAATRATTSAKIVVAGGFGVGKTTLVGAVSEINPLRTEAVMTSASAGIDDISKVSGKTTTTVAMDFGRITLDEDLILYLFGTPGQDRFWFMWDDLVRGAIGAVVLVDTRRLADCFPALDYFENSGLPFVVALNGFDGHQPHTPEEVREALQLGPDTPIITLDARRRDSAKSALITLVEHALLARLR